CAGATTGTCGACATGGCTAAACAAGTAAAACCCTCCGCGCGCGGCGAGCTGGAAATTACCACGCTGAATGAAATGTATCTGGAAAAGGGTTTGCTCAATGTTGAGCAATTAGGACGTGGTTTTGCCTGGCTGGATACCGGTACTCATGACAGCCTGATGGAAGCATCGCAGTTTGTTCATACAATTGAAAAGAGACAAGGATTTAAAGTCGCTTGTCTGGAAGAGATTGCCTTGCGTAAGGGGTGGCTGAGTAGAGAGCAGGTTGCTGAAGAGGCAAAAGCTTTGAGCAAAACGAATTATGGGCAATATTTAGCACGCTTGATTGGGGAGAAATAAGATGCAAGTTAAGGATACCCGTATTGAGGGCGTAAAAATCGTTCAGCCAAAGGTTTTTGGCGATGCGCGAGGCTTTTTCCTGGAAACGTTTGAAAAACGTCGCTATCAGGAAATGTTAAATATCGATCTGGATTTTGTGCAGGATAACCACTCCCGTTCCTCAAAAGGCGTATTGCGTGGGTTGCATTTCCAAAGATCAAACCCGCAAGGAAAACTGGTGCGGGTCGTTCGTGGGGAAGTCTTTGACGTCGCAGTCGATATTCGCCCAAATTCACCTACTTACGGTGCCTGGGAAGGGGTGATTCTGTCAGAAGAAAATAAAACCCAATTCTGGATTCCACCGGGATTGGCTCACGGTTTTGTTGTGCTGTCTGACGTTGCGGATTTTGAATACAAATGCACGGATTATTACGATCCGGCAAATGAAGGTTGCCTGCTATGGAACGATCCAGATGTCGGTATTGAATGGCCTGTTACTGCACCTTTGCTTTCTGAAAAAGATAAGTTAGGTACACGCTTTAAGGAGTTGGCGGTATGAAGATTTTACTGACAGGTGCAAACGGTCAGCTCGGTCGTTGTTTTCAGGATCGTCTACCTGCTGACTGGCAGGTATGGGCAACGGACACTGCCGAGTTGGATATTACCGACTATGAGAAGGTACTGACAGCGGTAAAAGCGTTTCAGCCTGATGCCATTGTCAATGCGGCCGCTTACACCGCGGTGGATAAAGCAGAAAGCGAACCGGAGCTGGCTGAATTGGTGAATAAAACCGGTCCTGAGAATCTGGCGTTGGCGGCAAAAGAGGTTGGTGCGCGCCTGGTTCATGTGTCAACGGATTATGTTTTTGATGGTAACGCCACAGTTCCTTATGTTGAAACCGACAAAACCAATCCACTTGGCGTGTACGGTAAGACCAAATTGGACGGCGAGATAGCCGTTTCTCACGTTTTTCCTGATGCCATTATTATCCGTACGGCATGGGTTTTCAGTGAATATGGCAATAACTTTGTGAAAACCATGCTGCGGTTAGCAAAAGAACGTGATGAGCTGAGTATCGTTTCTGACCAGCGCGGTTGCCCGACTTATGCGGGGGATATTGCTCAGGCCATTATTGATTTACTGAATAAAGCGATTATTGGCGAAATATATCATTATTGTGGAGATGAGGAGATATCCTGGTATGGCTTTGCTGAGGTGATTTTTGCCCAAGCTTTAAAAAAAGGGATTTTGGTCAAAACACCAAAAATAAAACCGATCACTACTGAACAATACCCTACGCCAGCTTCACGCCCAGCTTATTCAAGTTTAAACTGTAATAAAATAAAAAAATCAGGAGTAAATCCATCAAATTGGGAGCGAGCTATTTCGGATATAATCTAGTCAAGCTAATCTAATAGCAGAGAAAGATAAAATTCATGAAAAGATTAAATCTGGTTGTTATTGTTACACACAACAGCCAAAAATATATAGACTGGTGTGTGGAGCCTTTAATAAATAATGAACTATGCGATATTATCATAGTCGACTCTGGTTCTTCAGATATTGAATATCTAAAAAAATATGAACCTAATGTTAAAGTGTTATATGAAAATAATATCGGTTTTGCGAAAGCAAATAATGTTGCTTTGCAGGATGTGGAGAGATATAAAAGCGTATTATTTTTAAATCCTGATGCAAGAGTTAAAAGTAAAGAGTATGAAAATCTGATAGCAACTTGCTTTTCAAGCGAAAATGCAAATTTTCATTTTTTTTCTGTACCACTAATAAGTTACGATTTTGATAATAAGAAAGAAAGGTTTTTTTATGACTCACTAGGGATAAAATGTTCTTTTTATGGAAAGTGGGAAGATGTACGGGCTCCCATTAGTGTGGATCTTGATGAAATAACACTTCATGATGCCATTTGTGGTGCTTTTTTCTTGGTGAAAACTGAAGCATTACTTAGATCTCCCAATTCAGCTGGCTTAAACGGTTTTGAAGAAAGTTATTATATGTATAAAGAAGATATAGAGTTATCTTTAAGACTAAAGAAAAATAAATTCAAATCTAAGATAATAACAACAATTACTGCATATCATTGTCGGGGATGGAATAATGATAGAAAAAAAGTTCCTTATTGGGCTAAGTTATATTCCGCAAAAAACGATTTAGATGTGGCTTTAAAATATAAATGGCGTGCAATTCCTTTTTCATTAATGAAGCTTTTATATGTTAAAGTTTATGAAGGGAAACACTCGTGAATATTCTTTATGTTTCACACATTGCTATCGATCATTCAAATGGTGTATGGAAAAAAATAAAAAATCAAGTTAACGCCTTAAAGGGACTTGGGCATAACGTTGATTTCACTTACTTCACATTTTCAAATGGATTAGCATACCTGAGAGATAACGAAGAGGAAATATTTACTATCCCTCATAGATATCTTTATCTTTATTTTTTAAAAAAAAACATATCAAAAAAATATGATGTAATTTATATAAGAAAACCACATGGTGGATTTTACCCCCTATTTATGTCTTCATTCTTAAAAAAAATGAAGAAAATAGGAATTAAAAAAATATATCTCGAAATCCCCACATACCCATTCAAAAATGAAAGTTCTTCTGTTAAAGGAAAAATTTCAGACTTTGTTTTTGATACTGAAATGTTTTTTGCAAAAAAATATTTTGACAAAATATTTACCATCGGAAAAAGAATAGATAAATTATATAACGTGGATACGTGCAATATAATTAATGGTGTCGATCTCGATGAAGTAAATTTGATTTCCAAAGCAAAGAAAAAAAGTAACATTATTAACTTTATTGGTATTGCCAATCTGAGTTACTGGCATGGATATGATAGGCTTATTCGAAGCTTAAAAAATTATCGTGGGAACGATAATATAAATTTCTATATCATAGGTGATACTGAACCTGAACTGTCGCGACTCAAGAAGATTGCTGAAAATGTGGACATTCCGAATAGACATGTTATTTTCCTGGGGAGAAAAACGAACTCTGAAATTAATAGTATAATGTCAAATATGGATATTTGCGTTGATTCCTTGGGGCGACATCGTAGTGGAAACAACTTCAATAGCTCAATCAAATCAAAAGAATATACAGCTATGGGAATGCCCTTCATTCTTAGTCATATAGATGATGCATTTCCTGATGATGTTTTTTTTAAATATCAATGCAGTGCCGATGAAAATATCATTGATATAGATGACATTATTCACTGGTATAAATCGCTGTCAACTAACTTTAATGAAGTTGAGAGAGAGTATGCAAATGAGCATTTTTCTTGGAAAAAAATCTTTAAAAACATTTTATAAATAGAGGCATTCATGAAATATTCATTTGTTATTCTCACTTGGAACCGTTCTCCAATGTTGAAAGTTTGCTTGGAGAATTTGGTGAATTCAATTTATGATAAAAAAAACTCAGAGATAATTATCTATGATAATTCATCTCCGGATGATACATTATCAGTTATTAGTGCTTTTGAACAAAAGTATAAAAGTGATATTAATATAAAATTGGTTAAGGGTAATGAAAATATTGGGTTGCGAGCCTATAAGAAATTATTTTCCCTTGCAATTGGTGATTATATAATAGAAGTCGATGATGATATTTTGGAGTTCCCAAAATCAGTGGATTCCGTTTTTTTTAATTATCTTAGTGTATTTAAAGACTACGGGTATTTAGCATTGGATGTCGTGCAAAATGAGTTTACTACAGGTGCTAAACCATCACTAGATAAATATAAGATTATTAAAAAGAATGGTATGGTTGTAGAGAAAGGACCTACGGGGGGATGGTGTACGGGATTTCGTCGAAAAGACTATCGAAAAATAAAGTTTTTATTTGATTTTTTCGATCACTATAATTTTAAACATGGTGAAGATGGCTTTTTATGTAAGTTATTTAGATTGATCGGTAAGAAAAGTGGCGTTATCTCTGGAGTAAAATGTTTCCATGCAACCGGCCCCCATTACTCTAAAGCTTATGGGTTATTAGATCGGGATATTGAAAAGTATAGCCTGTCCGGTCGAAAAGATTTAGTTGATTGGTATTCATCGAATAAATAAACTTATAATATTTAGTCATCTGCTAAATAGCTTCGCACAATAGTAAATCACAAATTACCAATATTAACGCCTAAGCCACAATCTGATGGTCATTTGCGGATAAAACATCCTGATGCCACAAACTGCCACCAAAGTGGGGCAGTAATATGCAAAAATTTAATTATGGCATCACAACATGGAATTCAATAATAGAGTTAATCTTTGTTGTTAAATATTAATTTAATAAAGATAAACTAACCAGCATTGGTTAGTTAAGCAACTCTCATTAAGTTTTTTGCGATAATTTATTCGTTTATTCCCCAGTTAAGTTAATGGGTTAATATAATATCCGATTATTATCTGAATTGAGTGTCATGATTATATATCCTATTTCGTGATTAATGAGGTTGACTAGAACGCAGAAAACAAAAAATATTATTATACAACTATGGCATTTGGAAATGAAAGTTCATTTGTATTGATAAGAATTTAAGCCAGCTATAACCTGACGAATCCTTTTATAAATAATTGGTGGTGTCAGTTGGTGTTTGAGCTAATATAATGAAGGTGACTCGTGATATTTTTCTTTTTTTCTTTTTTTCTTTATGTATGTGCTATTATAGAAAATAAATTATTGTTTAGGGTTTCAACTTTATTAGTTGGTGGCTATTTTAGCATCACATATGCATATGCCTATGACTGGTTAAATTATTACCAATCTTATTATGCTCTTGAAAATGGTGGTGAACCTTTTTTTGCCGATCTGGCTTTTATTCTTATTATGAAATTGTGCATATTCTTTAATTTGGGATATGGTGGATTCAATCTTATAGTTAATGCTTTTATTTACTTCTTTGTATACACTTTTTGTAAAGACTTAAAAAATCCTACTTTTGCCTTTTTTGCATTGTTTTCTTTTCTTGGTTTCTTTATGTTTACTGAGCAAATTCGGCAAGGGCTTGCTCTTTCAATAATTCTATATGGTTTTTCTAAATATTACTTTACGAGCAAGAAAAAATTCATATTAACAGTATTTATCGCCACTTATTTTCATTTTTCTGCTGTTCTTGCTTTATCTTATTTTTTCATTGTAAATGATAATAGAAAAGGTATGTTGAGGGCGTTTATATTCTCATCGTTATTTTACACGATTTTTATAATTTTATTATTAAATCCAAATATTGTGACTTTTATTAAAATATTACAACAGAAATTTGAAGCATATGGTTCAATGTATAGTGATCTTGATACTGACTTCTTAACTTTCATTTTGCATTCAAAAATGCTCTTTGTTTATTTGTTCTTCTTCCTGTTGTTTTTATTTATCAAAAAACCTATCACTGGGAAATATACCATATACGGTTCGTTATATATGTTAATGTTGACCAGAAGTAGTTCTTTACTCGTTCGCGTCGGGTATTATTTTGTGCCCATATTTATATATTCAATTGATGACTTTATGTATTCATTAAATAGAGGGTTTCGTACGCATTGGGTCAAATTGATAATTTGTACTGTAGTACTTATTGTTTCAACCATTCCTTTATGGACTCCTATGTATATGATTGGCTCTCAATCTAACCTTAATATTTTCTCTACGACAAGTGATATTCACCGAGAAATAGGAAATAAATGTACTGTTTTGCGTGTTAATAGTGATATACGAACCGATGGATGCTTATAGTGTTAGAGACTTGATGAGATAATTATTCCTATTATTGCATATAGGATTATAAATCTGTTACTGGCTTTTAATTGCACTTTTGGATGAATATTCTTAAAAATATAGCTATTATATTAGTCTTTATGATTGAACCAACGCATGCTTTGGTAAATGGTGTGGACGATATTAACGTCAAATATATGGGGTAAAGAAAAGCACTGATTTAGTGGATCACTATTCTTCAGAGAAAATTAAAGATAAAATCTTGGAAAAATTATAATCAAATATTCTCAGGATGCATATCAGTTCGGCGTTACAAGTATTGATACACTTTTCATTGGGAGTGTGACAGAGAATAAAAGTAGATCAGGCGTGCTTTTTGCTATCTAAAATCAGAACATATATTTTTTCTATGAAGGTTCCGATCTCTTTTTCATATACCTCAATTGAACGTGAGAAACAGATTGTTTACGTACCGGACGCTTAATGCGGGTTCTCCGCGTCAGATTGTTACGTTCGATACGCTGGGTGAAAATCTTTCCGGTGAGAGACTTATCCTTTGGCACTTCAAGACGATAGCTGTCTCAGTCGTCGCGGGTTATCATGCCAATAGTGAACAACGGTGTGAGTAACGCCAATAATTCGCGGTAGACTTCATGATACGGGGGCTGAAAGTATACGTCAGGACCCCGCCTGTTTTCTGTTTTGGGGGTATGTGTACCAAAGTCAGTGTTGGAGAGCTTTACTGCCAATAAAACGCAATTGTTCATCAAGCTCGTAGATAAGTGCTACATCGGCATGAGTAACTGGCGAAGACTTGGAGTGAGTTTTTTAATATACGGGCGCCAACATTGAGTGTTCTTGCCGTATCGCGAACACCCGCATCGTTGAAAGCGATGTTAACAATCTGGTCTCTAACGCTGGGATTTCGAGCCTGGTAAGTATAAGTCAGTTGGAATACGCAGTGACATTCACAATACCGGAAACGTTCCTGACCTGACGGTTTTTTGCCATGACTATAAACCAGAGCAGAATCACAACGGGGGTAATGAATATTAATGCTGACCATAAGTCATCTCAAAAGGTCGTATTGTACACCTATTTCTACTAATTGAATGCGTCACCGTTATTTAGAGGAGTTGCTGTGAAAAGTGACATTGTTATATTAGTTGTTTTGTATAACAAAAAAGTTGAAGATTCAACAACAATACGAACACTATGTGAAAATAATTTCAACAACACGACCTTAATAATTCATAATAATGGCCCTCATGTTATCGATTTTCCTATTTGTATTTCTAGAAAAATAGAAGAGAAATTTGATAGTGTAATATTTATTAATACTGTTGAAAACAAGCCATTAAGTTTTCTTTATAACGATATAATAGATAAATATGATCTTGCTAAGAGATTTATTTTTTTCGATGATGATTCGCAGGTAACAGATTCTTTCGTAAGAGCTATCTATGCCGATGGTTATGATATAGAAATGCCAAAAATTATCTCGTTATCCGATAATCTTGTTTATTATCCACAGGCTAATGGTAAGGTTGTCCAAGAGGATGGTGAGCTAAACCCTTTTAATTTATTTACTATTGGTTCTGGGCTGATTATTCATAGGCGTTTAATCAATAAATTTGAAAAACACCAGATTAAGTTATTTGATGAGCATTATGCTTTATATGGTGTTGATTTTAGTTTGTTTCGAAATATATATATCCTATACAAGAAAGGTGAAGCATTTAATTTGATTACATCATCTTTTCTTTATCATTCATTATCGAGAACTGAAGGTAAGGATCCTCCTTTCAGAAAAATGGAACGGTTAATTGATTTTGCTCTTACAGTAAGGTGGTACCCATCTCTTAAATTGTACTTTATTTTCCTTATTAAATGCATGCGTGCTATATTTTTCCTCAGATGGAATGAGGTTTCAGTAATTATTTCTACCTATATCCGAGGTGACCATCCAAGATGTAAAAAATGGTTAAGTGAACATAAAAAATAATTTTTTAATAGATGTCATTTTATTTTAAGAGT
The window above is part of the Pectobacterium araliae genome. Proteins encoded here:
- the rfbC gene encoding dTDP-4-dehydrorhamnose 3,5-epimerase, which codes for MQVKDTRIEGVKIVQPKVFGDARGFFLETFEKRRYQEMLNIDLDFVQDNHSRSSKGVLRGLHFQRSNPQGKLVRVVRGEVFDVAVDIRPNSPTYGAWEGVILSEENKTQFWIPPGLAHGFVVLSDVADFEYKCTDYYDPANEGCLLWNDPDVGIEWPVTAPLLSEKDKLGTRFKELAV
- the rfbD gene encoding dTDP-4-dehydrorhamnose reductase, which gives rise to MKILLTGANGQLGRCFQDRLPADWQVWATDTAELDITDYEKVLTAVKAFQPDAIVNAAAYTAVDKAESEPELAELVNKTGPENLALAAKEVGARLVHVSTDYVFDGNATVPYVETDKTNPLGVYGKTKLDGEIAVSHVFPDAIIIRTAWVFSEYGNNFVKTMLRLAKERDELSIVSDQRGCPTYAGDIAQAIIDLLNKAIIGEIYHYCGDEEISWYGFAEVIFAQALKKGILVKTPKIKPITTEQYPTPASRPAYSSLNCNKIKKSGVNPSNWERAISDII
- a CDS encoding glycosyltransferase, whose amino-acid sequence is MKRLNLVVIVTHNSQKYIDWCVEPLINNELCDIIIVDSGSSDIEYLKKYEPNVKVLYENNIGFAKANNVALQDVERYKSVLFLNPDARVKSKEYENLIATCFSSENANFHFFSVPLISYDFDNKKERFFYDSLGIKCSFYGKWEDVRAPISVDLDEITLHDAICGAFFLVKTEALLRSPNSAGLNGFEESYYMYKEDIELSLRLKKNKFKSKIITTITAYHCRGWNNDRKKVPYWAKLYSAKNDLDVALKYKWRAIPFSLMKLLYVKVYEGKHS
- a CDS encoding glycosyltransferase, translated to MNILYVSHIAIDHSNGVWKKIKNQVNALKGLGHNVDFTYFTFSNGLAYLRDNEEEIFTIPHRYLYLYFLKKNISKKYDVIYIRKPHGGFYPLFMSSFLKKMKKIGIKKIYLEIPTYPFKNESSSVKGKISDFVFDTEMFFAKKYFDKIFTIGKRIDKLYNVDTCNIINGVDLDEVNLISKAKKKSNIINFIGIANLSYWHGYDRLIRSLKNYRGNDNINFYIIGDTEPELSRLKKIAENVDIPNRHVIFLGRKTNSEINSIMSNMDICVDSLGRHRSGNNFNSSIKSKEYTAMGMPFILSHIDDAFPDDVFFKYQCSADENIIDIDDIIHWYKSLSTNFNEVEREYANEHFSWKKIFKNIL
- a CDS encoding glycosyltransferase family 2 protein, which encodes MKYSFVILTWNRSPMLKVCLENLVNSIYDKKNSEIIIYDNSSPDDTLSVISAFEQKYKSDINIKLVKGNENIGLRAYKKLFSLAIGDYIIEVDDDILEFPKSVDSVFFNYLSVFKDYGYLALDVVQNEFTTGAKPSLDKYKIIKKNGMVVEKGPTGGWCTGFRRKDYRKIKFLFDFFDHYNFKHGEDGFLCKLFRLIGKKSGVISGVKCFHATGPHYSKAYGLLDRDIEKYSLSGRKDLVDWYSSNK
- a CDS encoding EpsG family protein; the protein is MIFFFFSFFLYVCAIIENKLLFRVSTLLVGGYFSITYAYAYDWLNYYQSYYALENGGEPFFADLAFILIMKLCIFFNLGYGGFNLIVNAFIYFFVYTFCKDLKNPTFAFFALFSFLGFFMFTEQIRQGLALSIILYGFSKYYFTSKKKFILTVFIATYFHFSAVLALSYFFIVNDNRKGMLRAFIFSSLFYTIFIILLLNPNIVTFIKILQQKFEAYGSMYSDLDTDFLTFILHSKMLFVYLFFFLLFLFIKKPITGKYTIYGSLYMLMLTRSSSLLVRVGYYFVPIFIYSIDDFMYSLNRGFRTHWVKLIICTVVLIVSTIPLWTPMYMIGSQSNLNIFSTTSDIHREIGNKCTVLRVNSDIRTDGCL
- a CDS encoding glycosyltransferase family 2 protein, producing the protein MKSDIVILVVLYNKKVEDSTTIRTLCENNFNNTTLIIHNNGPHVIDFPICISRKIEEKFDSVIFINTVENKPLSFLYNDIIDKYDLAKRFIFFDDDSQVTDSFVRAIYADGYDIEMPKIISLSDNLVYYPQANGKVVQEDGELNPFNLFTIGSGLIIHRRLINKFEKHQIKLFDEHYALYGVDFSLFRNIYILYKKGEAFNLITSSFLYHSLSRTEGKDPPFRKMERLIDFALTVRWYPSLKLYFIFLIKCMRAIFFLRWNEVSVIISTYIRGDHPRCKKWLSEHKK